From a single Candidatus Defluviilinea gracilis genomic region:
- a CDS encoding valine--tRNA ligase produces the protein MTKHELPKAYDFKATESRIYAMWEAGGFFQPHNDPNKPGFDPNVEPFVISIPPPNVTGELHLGHAMFVSVEDLMIRYHRMKGYSTLWVPGTDHAGIATQLMVERDLLQKEEVTREELGREEFLKRTWEWKRKYGNIITTQIRRLGASCDWSRERFTLDDGLSRAVREAFVRLYEKGLIYRGARLINWSPGLKTAVSDIEVEYSEEEATLYYFKYMLSSSSTAGQSEVGYIPVATIRPETILGDTAVAVHPGDERFKKFIGKTVIVPILGREIPVIADEYVSMEFGTGALKITPGHDPNDYNIAQKHNLPIISVLDVEAKVNENGGKYKGQDRYEARKNLWADMKAAGLVIREEKYTTTIPRSQRGGEIVEPMISEQWFVKMDSLAKAGLDAVRDGRIKIVPERFEKTYFNWLENIKDWCISRQLWWGHRIPVWYCADGHMTVTREDPTECATCGSKELRQDDDVLDTWFSSGLWPFSTLGWPQETPDLKYFYPTTYMETGYDIIFFWVARMIMMGLEFTGEAPFHTVYLHGLVRDEHGRKMSKTYGNVIDPLTVMDEFGTDALRFTLLVGSTPGHDMNLSVKRVEANRNFANKLWNVGRFVINTVSGSTFQVSDTDDRSLSTDHWTLADQWISARLNQLVRDVERQFQNFQYGQAGQQIYDFIWSDFADWYVEVAKEQMKNEATHTQTIETLARVFDTCLRLLHPFTPFVTEEIWGHLRSALRESPISGLCKDWPAALVVAKFPQPSQPEGWEEAKLADFELIQEIVRSIRNLRAEENVAPSKKLSATIIGGDKMDLLNEQSSVIAALAGLNQSQISNLQSLAEKPSDSVSLVVGSVEIYLPLAGMVDLAEDKSRLEKELKEAESHIERLEKLLAGDFANKAPAALVQKERDKLAGYKDTAEKIKSQLK, from the coding sequence ATGACCAAACACGAACTACCCAAAGCCTACGACTTCAAAGCCACCGAGTCGCGCATCTATGCGATGTGGGAGGCGGGCGGATTCTTTCAACCGCACAATGACCCCAACAAGCCGGGCTTTGATCCGAACGTCGAGCCGTTCGTCATTTCGATCCCGCCGCCAAACGTGACGGGCGAACTGCATCTCGGTCACGCCATGTTCGTCAGCGTCGAAGACCTGATGATCCGCTATCACCGCATGAAGGGCTACTCCACGCTGTGGGTGCCGGGCACCGATCACGCTGGCATTGCCACGCAACTCATGGTGGAACGCGACCTCCTGCAAAAAGAGGAAGTGACGCGCGAAGAACTCGGACGCGAGGAATTCCTCAAACGCACATGGGAATGGAAGCGCAAATACGGGAACATCATCACCACTCAGATCCGACGCCTCGGCGCTTCGTGTGACTGGAGTCGCGAACGCTTCACCCTCGACGATGGGCTGAGTCGCGCCGTAAGGGAGGCGTTCGTCCGCCTCTACGAAAAGGGACTGATCTACCGTGGAGCGCGTCTCATCAACTGGTCGCCGGGACTCAAAACTGCGGTCTCCGATATCGAAGTGGAATATAGCGAAGAAGAAGCGACGCTGTATTACTTCAAATATATGTTGTCCAGCAGTTCAACTGCTGGACAATCGGAAGTCGGGTATATCCCCGTCGCCACCATCCGCCCGGAAACAATCCTCGGCGATACGGCTGTGGCGGTGCATCCCGGCGATGAACGATTCAAAAAATTCATCGGCAAGACAGTCATCGTGCCGATTCTTGGACGCGAGATTCCCGTGATCGCGGATGAATACGTGAGCATGGAGTTCGGCACGGGCGCGCTCAAGATCACGCCCGGTCACGACCCGAACGATTACAACATCGCGCAGAAACACAACCTGCCCATTATCTCCGTGCTTGATGTGGAGGCGAAGGTCAACGAAAACGGAGGCAAGTACAAAGGTCAGGACCGATACGAAGCGCGGAAAAATCTGTGGGCTGACATGAAAGCCGCGGGACTCGTCATCAGGGAAGAGAAATACACCACAACCATCCCGCGCTCGCAACGAGGCGGAGAGATCGTCGAGCCAATGATCTCCGAACAGTGGTTCGTGAAAATGGACTCGCTTGCGAAAGCGGGACTCGATGCCGTGCGCGATGGACGAATAAAAATTGTTCCCGAACGATTCGAGAAGACGTATTTCAACTGGCTCGAAAATATCAAAGACTGGTGCATCAGCCGGCAGTTGTGGTGGGGACATCGCATCCCCGTGTGGTATTGCGCGGACGGGCATATGACCGTGACGCGCGAAGACCCAACGGAATGCGCGACGTGCGGCTCGAAAGAACTTCGCCAGGATGACGATGTGTTGGATACGTGGTTTTCATCGGGCTTGTGGCCCTTCTCCACATTGGGCTGGCCCCAAGAAACGCCCGATCTGAAATATTTTTACCCGACCACCTACATGGAAACGGGCTACGACATCATCTTCTTCTGGGTGGCGCGCATGATCATGATGGGACTCGAATTCACCGGCGAAGCGCCGTTCCACACCGTGTATCTGCATGGCTTGGTGCGCGACGAGCATGGACGCAAGATGTCCAAGACGTATGGCAACGTGATCGACCCGCTCACCGTGATGGACGAATTCGGCACGGACGCGCTTCGCTTCACCCTTCTGGTTGGTTCCACGCCCGGGCACGACATGAACCTTTCGGTCAAGCGCGTCGAAGCCAACCGCAACTTCGCCAACAAACTTTGGAATGTGGGCAGGTTTGTGATTAACACGGTGTCAGGTTCCACGTTTCAAGTTTCGGATACTGATGACCGATCACTGTCCACTGATCACTGGACTCTCGCCGATCAATGGATCTCCGCCCGCCTCAACCAACTCGTCCGCGATGTGGAGCGACAATTCCAGAATTTCCAATACGGGCAGGCTGGGCAACAAATTTACGATTTCATCTGGTCTGATTTCGCCGATTGGTATGTGGAAGTTGCGAAAGAGCAAATGAAGAACGAAGCGACTCACACACAGACAATTGAAACTTTGGCGCGCGTGTTCGATACTTGCTTGCGATTGTTGCATCCGTTCACGCCGTTCGTCACCGAAGAAATTTGGGGACACTTGCGAAGCGCGTTACGCGAGTCCCCGATCTCCGGTCTCTGCAAAGATTGGCCCGCCGCTCTCGTTGTGGCGAAGTTCCCACAGCCGAGTCAGCCCGAAGGGTGGGAAGAAGCGAAGCTCGCCGACTTCGAGCTAATTCAAGAGATCGTGCGCTCCATCCGCAATTTGCGCGCGGAGGAGAATGTCGCGCCATCGAAAAAATTATCCGCGACGATCATCGGCGGTGACAAGATGGATTTGCTAAATGAGCAATCCTCTGTCATTGCCGCGCTTGCCGGGCTCAACCAATCTCAAATCTCCAATCTCCAATCTCTCGCGGAGAAACCCAGCGATTCAGTTTCCCTCGTCGTCGGCTCTGTCGAAATTTATTTGCCGCTGGCGGGCATGGTTGACCTTGCCGAAGACAAGTCGCGCCTTGAAAAAGAATTGAAGGAAGCCGAGTCGCACATCGAGCGATTGGAAAAATTACTCGCAGGCGACTTCGCCAACAAAGCCCCCGCCGCGCTCGTGCAAAAAGAACGCGACAAACTCGCGGGTTATAAAGACACGGCTGAAAAGATCAAGTCGCAGTTGAAGTAA
- a CDS encoding serine hydroxymethyltransferase, with amino-acid sequence MSDFLFRGSLEKLDKDVYDLTQLEQERQARKLILIASESTAPMAVREALSSAFQNIYAEGYPDEETRWMDDDEILDYPMRLAEYRRDSDPRYYKGVEYADTVEALARRRAAQTFAANGISADQIYVNVQALSGGPANNAVYHALIELGSTVMGLNLLHGGHLSHGSSVNRSGKWFKAVHYTIDQNEKIDYEAVRALANEHKPKLMIAGYSSYSWMPDWKKFREIADEVGAYFLADISHIGGLVAAGVVPSPIGFAHVVMSTTHKSIDGPRGAVLMTTDAAIAKKIDKAVFPGEQGGPHVNVFAALALTFKLTQTKQFKQLQSQTLKNAKAMADQFTKRGLRVPFGGTNTHLVNVDCTSIVGEDGTRLSGDQASRILDIVGVVVNRNTIPGDKNSMDPSGIRLGTPWITQRGFNEKMTRELADIMADVLLACAPHSVDTVRKGRQRRAKVDFNVLNNAKLRVRKLTEKAGIDFKYKKSGYPHYYFIDDKSKTGVFELTGFRVRQMLDFAVSSDLSALKPGESQATTIATPKGVVKGTLTCVDMGAYYLQVPAAKAGVIATWLRDLSDGYTSFVLNGEKDFSARRMPGPTIVMDWKKLKPAKVSGNGVSAEKPYYVGAVSTSAKEALPSFTWNESEGELKKTALNQVHRDLGGRMVPFAGWEMPVVYTSIYEEHLATRQAAGLFDVSHMGVYDVRGADAASFLDTVCGNDCGGLQPGASLYTHFLTPDADVLDDTLVYRRGWDDFLVVVNASNDDKDRTWLESVRDGKVKIDNARPWARTFGYNAEIRNLRDVKSGSAMRVDIALQGPKSRDVLFAMGVDDETRKKVIALKRTELCNAVIGNFDLIVSRTGYTGEKMAFELFVHPERSVEFWNTVLKVGESFGVKAIGLGARDSLRTEAGLPLYGHEMGLGSGKLDGRDLGVAEGGFGSYVKTYKPWFIGREAFVAREKERKGVVIRFTFDEQRTRMAHNGDPVVNANGERIGFVTSCAIDGQRFITGQAFVQLAYAKEGTPIGIHQGGVMDRPAGMAKVVSRFAKL; translated from the coding sequence ATGTCCGACTTTCTTTTCCGCGGTTCGCTCGAAAAACTTGACAAGGATGTCTACGATCTCACCCAACTCGAACAGGAGCGGCAGGCGCGCAAGTTGATCCTCATTGCGAGCGAATCCACTGCGCCGATGGCGGTGCGCGAGGCGTTATCGTCCGCGTTCCAAAATATCTACGCCGAAGGTTATCCCGATGAAGAGACGCGCTGGATGGACGATGACGAGATCCTCGATTACCCGATGCGTTTGGCGGAATATCGCCGGGACAGCGATCCGCGTTACTACAAAGGAGTCGAATATGCGGACACGGTCGAAGCGCTCGCCCGTCGCCGCGCCGCGCAGACCTTCGCCGCGAACGGAATTTCTGCCGACCAGATTTACGTCAACGTGCAAGCGCTCTCCGGCGGACCCGCGAACAACGCGGTTTATCACGCGCTGATCGAGTTGGGCAGTACCGTGATGGGACTCAACCTGCTTCATGGCGGACATCTCTCGCACGGTTCGTCGGTCAACCGCAGTGGCAAATGGTTCAAGGCTGTCCATTACACGATTGACCAGAACGAAAAAATTGACTATGAAGCCGTCCGCGCGTTGGCGAATGAACACAAACCGAAACTGATGATCGCGGGCTACTCGTCCTATTCATGGATGCCCGATTGGAAAAAGTTCCGCGAAATTGCGGATGAAGTCGGCGCGTATTTTCTGGCGGATATTTCGCACATCGGCGGGCTGGTCGCGGCGGGCGTTGTCCCTTCGCCGATCGGGTTCGCGCATGTTGTGATGTCTACCACGCACAAGTCCATTGACGGGCCGCGTGGGGCGGTGTTGATGACGACGGATGCGGCGATCGCGAAGAAGATTGACAAAGCCGTCTTCCCCGGCGAACAGGGCGGACCGCACGTCAACGTGTTCGCGGCTCTCGCGCTGACCTTCAAACTGACTCAAACGAAACAGTTCAAACAACTCCAATCTCAGACTCTCAAAAACGCCAAAGCGATGGCGGATCAATTCACCAAGCGCGGACTCCGCGTCCCGTTTGGCGGAACGAATACGCATCTGGTGAACGTGGATTGCACAAGCATTGTTGGCGAGGATGGCACGAGACTCAGCGGCGACCAAGCCTCGCGCATTTTAGATATCGTCGGCGTGGTCGTCAATCGCAACACGATTCCCGGCGACAAGAACTCGATGGATCCTTCGGGCATTCGGCTCGGCACGCCCTGGATCACGCAACGCGGCTTCAACGAAAAGATGACGCGCGAACTCGCCGACATCATGGCGGATGTTCTGCTCGCGTGCGCGCCTCACTCGGTGGATACCGTTCGCAAGGGACGTCAACGCCGCGCGAAGGTGGATTTCAATGTGTTGAATAACGCGAAGTTGCGCGTGCGTAAGTTGACAGAGAAGGCGGGGATTGATTTCAAATATAAGAAGAGCGGGTATCCGCATTACTATTTCATTGATGACAAATCTAAAACTGGTGTGTTTGAGTTGACGGGCTTCCGCGTGCGACAGATGCTGGATTTCGCAGTGTCGTCCGATCTGAGCGCGTTGAAGCCGGGAGAATCGCAAGCGACAACGATCGCTACGCCAAAAGGAGTTGTCAAGGGAACGCTCACCTGCGTGGACATGGGCGCGTACTACCTACAAGTCCCTGCGGCGAAGGCGGGAGTCATAGCAACATGGTTGCGAGATCTGTCGGATGGATACACATCGTTTGTGTTGAACGGCGAAAAAGATTTCAGCGCGAGGAGGATGCCGGGTCCAACCATCGTGATGGATTGGAAAAAGTTGAAGCCCGCGAAGGTGAGCGGAAACGGCGTCAGCGCAGAGAAACCTTACTACGTGGGAGCAGTCTCCACGTCCGCGAAAGAGGCGTTGCCGTCGTTCACATGGAATGAATCCGAGGGTGAACTCAAGAAGACGGCGTTGAATCAAGTCCATCGCGATCTCGGCGGGCGGATGGTTCCGTTCGCGGGGTGGGAGATGCCTGTGGTGTACACGTCTATTTATGAGGAGCATTTGGCGACGCGGCAGGCGGCGGGGCTGTTCGATGTTTCGCACATGGGCGTGTATGATGTGCGCGGCGCGGATGCGGCGTCGTTTTTGGATACGGTATGCGGCAACGATTGCGGCGGACTGCAACCGGGCGCGTCGTTGTACACGCATTTCCTCACGCCCGATGCGGATGTGCTGGATGATACGCTCGTGTATCGGCGCGGCTGGGATGATTTTCTCGTGGTCGTGAACGCATCGAATGACGATAAGGATCGCACGTGGCTCGAAAGTGTGCGCGATGGAAAAGTGAAAATTGATAACGCGCGTCCGTGGGCACGGACGTTTGGATACAACGCGGAGATCCGCAACTTGCGCGACGTGAAGTCTGGTTCTGCCATGCGAGTGGATATCGCCCTTCAAGGTCCGAAGTCGCGTGATGTGTTGTTTGCGATGGGCGTGGATGATGAGACACGTAAGAAAGTAATTGCGCTCAAAAGGACTGAGTTATGTAATGCAGTAATTGGTAATTTCGATCTGATCGTTTCGCGCACGGGCTACACGGGCGAGAAGATGGCGTTCGAGTTGTTCGTCCATCCTGAGCGCTCGGTCGAGTTTTGGAATACGGTTCTGAAAGTGGGCGAGTCGTTTGGCGTGAAAGCGATTGGTTTGGGCGCGAGAGATTCGTTGAGAACCGAGGCGGGACTTCCGTTGTATGGGCATGAAATGGGACTTGGCTCTGGCAAACTTGATGGACGTGATCTTGGCGTCGCCGAAGGCGGATTTGGTTCATATGTGAAAACGTACAAGCCGTGGTTCATCGGACGCGAGGCGTTCGTTGCGCGTGAGAAGGAACGCAAAGGCGTGGTGATTCGATTTACTTTCGACGAGCAACGCACGCGCATGGCGCACAACGGGGATCCTGTCGTCAACGCGAACGGCGAGCGCATTGGCTTCGTCACCTCCTGCGCGATTGACGGACAGCGATTCATCACGGGTCAGGCATTCGTGCAGTTGGCGTATGCCAAAGAAGGCACACCGATTGGAATCCATCAAGGCGGCGTGATGGATCGTCCCGCCGGGATGGCGAAGGTGGTCAGCAGGTTTGCGAAGTTGTAG
- a CDS encoding LCP family protein, with protein sequence MTRKRMILLGIPILWCCFAGVFLTVLYRKPLGPSLSLPPPTLPSSTPTRLFPVSVVATTSQPALSPEPSPLCGASQPVMNILAVGSDARGDHYLYGLADIIRLVRVDFVNARVTILEVPRDLWVEIPGISDHYGITHGKLNQAYLYGNKGFGYYDGAGEGPGLLAETLNLNFGAQPDHYLAVNMNTFENIVDAVGGIDVYLPYEIDVRSPANPQGFHVEVGQHHFDGETALWVARTRQYSTFSRAESQNIVMCALREKLLSPAIVPAIPDLVQTFQRNVQTDLSPEQINQLACLANQMNGSDIVFASFPVELFKNKKIYDPQLKATTQILDVDFNVLREYISEFQQGAWPDPNLVIESTPSPADTDQEFACGD encoded by the coding sequence ATGACTCGAAAACGGATGATCTTGCTGGGCATTCCAATTTTGTGGTGTTGTTTCGCGGGGGTTTTTCTGACTGTATTGTACCGAAAGCCGCTCGGACCCAGCCTCAGCCTGCCTCCACCAACTCTGCCTTCATCGACGCCCACGCGCCTCTTCCCCGTGAGCGTGGTCGCCACGACGAGTCAGCCCGCCCTGAGTCCCGAACCGAGTCCGTTGTGCGGAGCGTCGCAACCGGTGATGAATATCCTTGCCGTTGGGTCAGACGCGCGCGGCGATCATTACCTCTACGGCTTGGCAGACATCATCCGCCTCGTCCGCGTGGATTTTGTCAACGCGCGCGTGACCATCCTCGAAGTGCCGCGCGATCTGTGGGTGGAGATTCCCGGAATCTCCGATCATTACGGCATCACGCATGGAAAATTAAATCAGGCGTATTTATATGGCAACAAGGGATTTGGCTATTACGACGGCGCAGGCGAGGGACCTGGCTTGCTGGCAGAAACGTTGAACCTGAACTTCGGCGCGCAACCCGATCATTATCTCGCCGTCAACATGAATACTTTCGAAAATATTGTGGATGCTGTCGGCGGCATTGATGTATATCTGCCCTACGAAATTGATGTCCGTTCGCCAGCCAACCCTCAGGGTTTTCACGTAGAGGTGGGACAGCATCACTTCGACGGCGAGACCGCGTTGTGGGTGGCGCGCACTCGTCAGTATAGTACGTTCAGCCGCGCCGAGAGTCAAAACATTGTGATGTGCGCCTTGCGCGAAAAATTATTAAGCCCCGCCATTGTCCCTGCCATCCCCGATCTGGTTCAAACCTTTCAACGCAACGTGCAGACCGATCTCAGCCCCGAGCAGATCAACCAACTTGCCTGCCTTGCGAATCAAATGAACGGTTCGGATATCGTCTTTGCCAGTTTCCCCGTCGAATTGTTCAAGAACAAAAAGATCTACGATCCTCAGCTCAAAGCGACAACTCAAATACTCGATGTTGATTTCAATGTCTTGCGTGAATACATCAGCGAATTTCAACAAGGCGCATGGCCCGACCCGAATCTCGTCATCGAGTCCACACCCTCGCCCGCCGATACCGATCAAGAGTTTGCGTGCGGGGATTAA
- a CDS encoding fumarylacetoacetate hydrolase family protein — MRIVRYETQDGKKAKYGWLLGDKVGEIGGNIYGRYRRQDAATPLSDVRLIQPCEPGKILCVGRNYVEHAKELGNEVPQVPLIFMKPPSSIIASGETIVLPPQSNKVEHEAELVAVIGKRGRHITAENAKKYILGYTIGNDVTARDLQQSDNQWTRAKGFDTFCPFGPWIDTDFDPSDSVITCRVNGQMRQMASTRDMVFNVGTLVAYISSVMTLEPGDLIFTGTPSGVGELKNGDEVTVEIEGLGMIKNKAQAEGR, encoded by the coding sequence ATGCGAATTGTTCGTTACGAAACACAGGACGGCAAAAAAGCAAAATACGGATGGCTGCTGGGCGACAAAGTGGGCGAGATCGGCGGGAATATCTACGGGCGTTATCGCCGGCAAGACGCCGCCACGCCTCTTTCGGATGTGCGGCTGATTCAGCCCTGCGAACCGGGCAAGATCCTATGCGTGGGACGCAACTATGTGGAACATGCGAAAGAATTAGGCAACGAGGTTCCGCAAGTCCCGCTTATCTTTATGAAGCCGCCTTCGTCGATCATTGCAAGCGGCGAGACGATCGTCCTGCCGCCGCAATCGAATAAAGTGGAGCACGAGGCCGAGTTGGTGGCGGTCATCGGCAAGCGCGGGCGTCACATCACGGCGGAGAACGCGAAGAAATATATTCTAGGCTATACCATCGGAAACGATGTCACCGCGCGCGACCTGCAACAATCGGACAATCAATGGACGCGCGCCAAAGGGTTCGACACATTTTGCCCGTTTGGTCCGTGGATCGACACCGATTTCGACCCTTCGGATTCTGTGATTACCTGCCGTGTCAACGGGCAGATGCGGCAAATGGCGTCGACGCGCGATATGGTCTTCAACGTGGGGACGCTGGTCGCGTACATTTCGTCGGTCATGACGCTTGAACCGGGCGACCTCATTTTTACCGGCACGCCCTCCGGCGTGGGCGAATTGAAGAACGGCGATGAAGTTACGGTGGAGATCGAGGGGTTGGGGATGATCAAAAATAAAGCGCAAGCCGAAGGCAGGTAA
- a CDS encoding sulfatase-like hydrolase/transferase produces the protein MKKILPYLHPFLFALYPIFELRNFNIAYVDSASLARPVLLSLVCTALIWIILRLLTREWQKSGIVTTLVVIVFFSYGHVYLAIQSAFGETIRHRYLLLIFGVLFALAVWFIFWRMKRADTLVNFLTMAGAFLAIFSVARSVQHDFAVYRSGREAQAAMEAYRKANQSNVGERPDVYVILLDAHTSAFALEKYFGYDESAFTTKLEGLGFYVAQCAQSNYPATKLSVTSTFYADYHREDTLYPLYSSLVVETLRAQGYRIVTFENRSQGHFSFGEDVRLSRNQLLAGKVDLTGGLSEFEFELLETSLARLAFDIPALIPGFDLAQQKETEFYEHYQQTYFILNELKRLPEEIQGPKLVFAHFLVPHPPFIFTPDGKFDWSDNEVDGYLSNMEFIDSQITGVVEEIIAKSKIPPVIILMGDHGPSGVPSKDQPSLRMSILNAYYVNDAAKQDLYPAITPVNSFRVVFNNYFGTDYPLLEDIAYHAGRFADFTPEYAVKNECAP, from the coding sequence ATGAAAAAAATACTTCCCTACCTGCATCCCTTCCTCTTTGCGCTCTACCCCATCTTTGAATTGCGGAATTTCAACATCGCGTATGTGGACTCTGCGTCGCTCGCGCGGCCCGTTCTGCTCTCGCTGGTTTGCACGGCGTTGATCTGGATCATCCTGAGATTACTCACGCGCGAATGGCAAAAGTCGGGCATCGTCACCACGCTGGTCGTGATCGTCTTCTTTTCGTACGGGCATGTCTACTTGGCGATTCAATCCGCGTTCGGCGAGACGATTCGTCACCGTTATCTCTTGCTCATCTTTGGCGTGCTGTTTGCGCTTGCGGTCTGGTTCATCTTCTGGCGGATGAAAAGAGCCGACACGCTCGTCAACTTTCTCACCATGGCGGGCGCGTTCCTCGCGATCTTTTCGGTGGCGCGGTCCGTTCAACACGACTTCGCGGTGTATCGATCGGGGCGGGAGGCGCAGGCGGCGATGGAGGCGTACCGTAAGGCGAACCAGTCGAACGTCGGCGAAAGACCCGATGTGTACGTCATCCTACTCGACGCCCACACCAGCGCCTTCGCGTTGGAAAAATATTTCGGCTACGACGAATCCGCGTTCACCACAAAATTGGAGGGGCTCGGTTTCTACGTGGCGCAATGCGCGCAGAGCAATTATCCCGCCACCAAACTTTCGGTGACCTCCACTTTTTATGCCGACTACCATCGGGAGGACACGCTCTACCCGCTCTATTCGAGTCTCGTCGTCGAGACGCTTCGCGCGCAGGGCTATCGGATCGTCACCTTCGAGAATCGCTCGCAGGGACATTTTTCCTTCGGCGAAGATGTGAGGCTTTCGCGCAATCAACTGCTCGCCGGCAAAGTGGACCTGACCGGCGGCTTGAGCGAATTTGAGTTTGAGTTGTTAGAGACTTCGCTGGCGCGTCTCGCGTTCGATATCCCCGCGTTGATCCCCGGCTTCGATCTTGCGCAACAAAAAGAGACCGAATTCTACGAGCATTATCAGCAGACGTATTTCATTTTGAATGAGTTGAAGCGTTTGCCCGAAGAGATTCAGGGACCTAAACTGGTCTTTGCGCATTTTCTTGTGCCGCATCCGCCGTTCATCTTTACGCCGGATGGAAAATTCGATTGGAGCGATAATGAGGTGGATGGATATTTATCGAACATGGAATTTATTGACTCGCAGATCACCGGCGTTGTGGAGGAGATCATCGCCAAATCGAAGATTCCCCCGGTCATCATCCTCATGGGCGACCATGGTCCCTCCGGTGTGCCGAGCAAGGACCAACCGTCATTGCGCATGTCCATCTTGAACGCGTATTATGTCAACGATGCGGCGAAACAGGATTTATACCCCGCCATCACGCCGGTCAATTCGTTCCGCGTGGTGTTCAATAATTATTTTGGAACGGATTATCCCTTGTTGGAGGATATCGCCTATCACGCCGGGCGGTTCGCCGATTTCACTCCCGAGTACGCGGTGAAGAATGAGTGCGCGCCCTAA
- a CDS encoding bifunctional lysylphosphatidylglycerol flippase/synthetase MprF, translating to MDSFRSRWDAISVRAVAILTAAMGVVNVISATMPAVRERLRLLEQFSPLEVTRGSRLATVLAGFALLLLSSNLWRRKQAAWLLAIAVLVASALSHLLKGLDYEEASIAVLLALFIFSLRSHFHARSDVPSVRQGIRVLFSAALFTLAYGTVGFYLLDRHFKARFELIPALTQTLAMFTEFATPGLQPVTRFGRYFADSIYIIAGATLSYGFFMLVRPVLIRQPATAEERNRAREIVEAHGRTPLARMTLFDDKSYFFSAGGTLIAYVVKGRVALALGDPIGTGEEAQASILEFKKFCAVNDWDPCFYQTHPECLPVYKETGFKFFSIGEEAIVDLSAFTLEGKAGKEFRNVMNRLGKLGHHVDILEPPLSRELISQLKAVSDEWLTMMHGSEMRFSLGWFDDDYVRNGRVAVARTAEGYVSAFANIVPEYQRNEVSLDLMRRVHQIENGTMDLLFASLFDWAKKSGYATFNLGLSGLSGIGEKSDDPAVEKVLRLLTDNLSRFYNFKGLHAFKEKFHPMWEPRYLVYSESANLPAVTAALVRAHSGDDFLRGYLKK from the coding sequence ATGGATTCGTTCCGATCGCGCTGGGACGCGATCTCGGTCCGCGCGGTGGCGATTCTTACCGCCGCAATGGGCGTTGTCAACGTGATTTCCGCCACGATGCCCGCCGTGAGAGAGCGGTTGAGGTTGCTGGAGCAATTCTCTCCGTTGGAGGTGACGCGCGGAAGCCGCCTCGCGACGGTGTTGGCTGGGTTCGCCCTCCTGTTGCTTTCGAGCAACCTGTGGCGAAGGAAACAAGCGGCTTGGTTGCTGGCGATCGCTGTGCTGGTCGCTTCGGCGCTCAGTCACTTGCTCAAAGGCTTGGATTACGAAGAGGCGAGCATCGCGGTTCTGTTGGCGCTCTTCATCTTTTCTCTGCGCTCGCATTTTCATGCGCGGTCCGATGTTCCTTCTGTTCGACAGGGCATCCGCGTGTTGTTTTCGGCGGCGTTGTTCACGCTTGCGTATGGAACCGTCGGATTCTATTTACTCGATAGACATTTCAAGGCGAGGTTTGAGCTTATCCCCGCGTTGACGCAAACGCTGGCGATGTTCACCGAATTCGCAACCCCCGGCTTGCAACCGGTCACGCGCTTTGGGCGTTATTTTGCGGACTCGATCTACATCATTGCGGGCGCAACGTTAAGTTACGGTTTTTTCATGCTCGTCCGTCCGGTGTTGATCCGTCAGCCTGCCACAGCGGAGGAACGCAACCGCGCGCGAGAAATTGTCGAGGCGCATGGGCGCACCCCGCTGGCGCGTATGACCCTCTTCGACGATAAATCCTATTTCTTCAGCGCGGGCGGAACGCTGATCGCGTACGTGGTCAAAGGGCGAGTGGCGCTCGCGCTGGGCGACCCAATTGGAACGGGGGAAGAAGCGCAGGCGTCCATTTTGGAATTCAAAAAGTTTTGCGCGGTCAACGATTGGGACCCGTGTTTTTATCAAACGCATCCAGAGTGCCTGCCCGTGTATAAAGAAACAGGATTCAAATTTTTCAGCATCGGCGAGGAAGCCATCGTTGATCTTTCCGCGTTCACGCTGGAGGGCAAGGCGGGCAAGGAATTTCGCAATGTGATGAATCGTCTCGGCAAGCTCGGTCATCACGTGGATATTCTCGAGCCGCCGCTCAGCCGCGAATTGATCAGTCAGTTGAAAGCGGTGAGCGATGAATGGCTGACCATGATGCATGGCAGTGAAATGCGTTTTTCGCTGGGCTGGTTCGACGACGATTATGTGCGGAATGGAAGAGTCGCCGTGGCGCGTACCGCCGAAGGATACGTCAGCGCGTTTGCGAATATTGTGCCGGAGTATCAACGCAACGAAGTTTCGCTCGACCTCATGCGCCGCGTCCATCAGATCGAAAACGGGACGATGGACCTGCTGTTCGCTTCGTTGTTCGATTGGGCGAAGAAATCGGGATATGCGACTTTCAACCTCGGGCTGAGCGGGCTTTCGGGGATCGGAGAAAAGTCGGATGACCCGGCTGTGGAAAAAGTCCTGCGCCTCTTAACCGACAATTTGAGCCGCTTCTACAACTTCAAGGGACTCCACGCCTTCAAGGAAAAATTCCATCCCATGTGGGAGCCGCGCTATTTGGTCTATTCAGAATCGGCGAACCTGCCCGCCGTCACCGCCGCGCTCGTCCGCGCCCATAGCGGAGATGATTTCCTGCGGGGATATTTGAAGAAGTAG